A region of Chlamydiales bacterium STE3 DNA encodes the following proteins:
- a CDS encoding Uncharacterized protein (Product derived from UniProtKB/Trembl:K2AWX4) — MKYIYQVNGMKCASCVTKIKEILKNFAESAEVTLNPPQVVLEGKTSVDLEKLNTAIKEAGNYELIFVDNPSTIMLEQRSWINTYYPLLIILGMITITSFAGANSFHDWMLHFMAGFFLIFGAFKLLDLQGFRDAYATYDLLANYWHGYGYIYPFLELGLGFSFLFQFGVTQALWFSLILMGFSSLGVGKAILKKQNIRCACLGTTLNLPMSTITLIEDLGMVVMTIAMLAHA, encoded by the coding sequence ATGAAATATATTTATCAAGTTAATGGGATGAAGTGCGCATCTTGTGTTACTAAGATTAAGGAAATTTTAAAAAATTTTGCTGAATCGGCTGAAGTTACTCTTAATCCACCTCAAGTAGTATTAGAAGGAAAAACTAGTGTTGATTTGGAAAAACTAAATACTGCAATAAAGGAAGCTGGCAATTATGAGCTTATATTTGTAGACAATCCATCTACGATAATGCTAGAACAACGAAGTTGGATTAATACCTACTACCCTCTTTTGATCATTTTAGGAATGATTACCATTACTTCCTTTGCCGGAGCTAACAGCTTTCATGACTGGATGTTACACTTTATGGCTGGGTTTTTCCTTATATTTGGAGCGTTCAAATTACTTGACTTGCAAGGGTTTCGAGATGCCTACGCAACTTATGACTTATTAGCCAATTATTGGCATGGATACGGATATATTTATCCCTTTTTAGAATTAGGCCTAGGTTTTTCCTTTTTATTTCAATTTGGAGTAACGCAGGCCTTATGGTTTTCTCTGATTTTGATGGGGTTTAGCAGTCTTGGAGTTGGTAAAGCCATATTAAAGAAACAGAACATCCGTTGCGCATGCCTTGGCACCACCTTAAATCTTCCTATGTCAACAATTACTTTAATTGAAGATTTGGGAATGGTAGTAATGACCATAGCAATGTTAGCACACGCTTAA
- a CDS encoding hypothetical protein (Product derived from UniProtKB/Trembl:Q6MCY5) codes for MVQPKKVVRFQATNVFILPLATFLLIATFWLILVALTSIGFPFPEIALDKFFDLGFFSISIFGIIVFLTMVPFQTVEGKLSPIFYSKIFNAPAAHFGLYVLMFSSIVCFVVIALQQALNMVGYLSQLFIALVMSIVFAILFHRFWVLRCLYQPYIVYKYIKTLEWDESAEEIWLELFECAFKAIKQGRVSDAKNLIDLMAHIYNKCPSQERHVVLREDIMSLYAAAQESRPIARSLEEKWPFCIQNKQ; via the coding sequence ATGGTACAACCAAAAAAAGTTGTTCGATTTCAAGCAACTAATGTTTTTATCCTTCCTTTAGCCACTTTTTTATTAATCGCTACATTCTGGCTCATCCTCGTTGCTCTCACTTCAATTGGTTTTCCCTTTCCTGAAATAGCGTTGGATAAATTTTTTGATCTAGGTTTTTTTTCCATATCAATTTTTGGGATCATTGTATTCCTAACAATGGTTCCTTTTCAAACTGTCGAAGGAAAATTATCTCCTATTTTCTACTCAAAGATTTTCAATGCTCCTGCTGCTCATTTCGGCCTTTACGTACTAATGTTTAGCTCTATTGTTTGTTTCGTCGTGATTGCTCTTCAACAAGCATTGAATATGGTTGGGTATTTGAGTCAGCTGTTCATCGCCCTAGTGATGTCCATTGTTTTTGCTATTCTGTTCCACCGCTTTTGGGTGCTCCGTTGTCTTTATCAACCCTACATCGTTTATAAGTACATCAAAACGCTTGAATGGGATGAATCTGCTGAAGAAATCTGGTTGGAGCTTTTCGAGTGTGCATTTAAAGCGATTAAACAAGGGCGCGTGAGCGACGCGAAGAATTTAATTGATTTAATGGCTCATATTTATAATAAATGTCCGAGCCAAGAAAGACATGTGGTTTTAAGGGAAGACATTATGAGCCTATACGCCGCCGCACAAGAGTCACGGCCTATTGCTCGTTCTTTAGAAGAAAAATGGCCTTTTTGCATTCAAAACAAGCAGTAG
- a CDS encoding Uncharacterized protein (Product derived from UniProtKB/Trembl:F8L0H4) — MLYYLLMICLTFSANYVFGEEKTQDFVLPVKFYVPENYAVVLKDNEGEFLIAPKELDLEANKNFFNFSQPLISGVKLQFRKSFKEDIQEILSQTKKHFPNGFATKSFQWGKYPLVAIKMYIGMDIVYLAYVGFEDEDKNGLALNLRYFLEKDFGNGNKPSKEDLTFWESFLKKTQPIDE, encoded by the coding sequence ATGCTTTACTATCTTTTAATGATTTGTTTGACCTTTTCTGCCAACTACGTATTTGGAGAAGAAAAAACTCAAGATTTTGTTTTGCCAGTAAAATTTTACGTTCCTGAAAATTATGCAGTAGTCCTCAAAGATAATGAAGGGGAATTTCTTATTGCCCCGAAAGAATTAGATTTAGAAGCAAATAAAAATTTTTTCAATTTTTCGCAACCATTAATATCTGGCGTAAAGCTCCAGTTCAGGAAGTCATTTAAAGAGGATATTCAAGAAATACTCTCTCAGACTAAGAAACACTTCCCGAACGGGTTCGCAACAAAATCTTTTCAATGGGGGAAATACCCACTCGTTGCTATCAAAATGTATATCGGAATGGATATTGTTTACTTAGCTTATGTTGGCTTTGAAGATGAAGATAAGAATGGTTTAGCGTTAAACTTAAGGTATTTTTTAGAAAAAGATTTTGGAAATGGCAACAAACCGAGTAAAGAAGATTTAACTTTTTGGGAAAGCTTTTTAAAAAAAACACAACCCATTGATGAGTAA
- a CDS encoding hypothetical protein (Product derived from UniProtKB/Trembl:Q6MB81), whose product MKLKKYLHDKKIRYRDFAEKLGINEQSLKNIVACTRRPGLLLALKIEQLTNGEITPAQLVEDFEKSKAKRVAL is encoded by the coding sequence ATGAAATTGAAAAAATATCTTCATGATAAAAAAATCCGTTACCGCGATTTTGCTGAAAAATTGGGTATCAATGAGCAATCCTTAAAAAATATTGTTGCCTGCACTAGAAGACCCGGATTGCTATTGGCTCTAAAAATTGAGCAATTAACGAATGGTGAAATAACCCCGGCACAATTAGTAGAGGATTTTGAAAAAAGTAAAGCCAAACGGGTAGCTTTATAA
- a CDS encoding hypothetical protein (Product derived from UniProtKB/Trembl:Q6MDY9), whose product MKKNPESPKKMLPSPIHPDFYAAQELAYEPSGLICKNFMKELESEEYGAAEFEMNDQKNKFRIGKMTPKKTGQFVTLWKRGSDGVIQPYDVADPYCFYVVSVRHPTRFGQFVFPKDVLGEKGLLSKNGKGGKRAMRIYPPWNIAENSQAKKTQEWQLAFYFEINLSLDTKLVRKLFHC is encoded by the coding sequence ATGAAAAAGAACCCAGAATCCCCCAAAAAAATGCTTCCTAGCCCTATACATCCAGACTTTTATGCAGCTCAAGAGCTTGCCTATGAACCAAGCGGGCTAATTTGTAAAAATTTTATGAAAGAATTGGAAAGTGAAGAATATGGAGCTGCTGAATTTGAAATGAATGATCAGAAGAACAAGTTTCGCATCGGTAAAATGACGCCAAAAAAAACAGGACAATTTGTCACTTTATGGAAAAGAGGAAGCGATGGAGTGATACAGCCCTATGATGTAGCTGACCCCTATTGTTTTTACGTTGTCAGTGTTCGCCATCCCACCCGTTTCGGTCAGTTTGTTTTTCCGAAAGATGTGCTAGGCGAAAAAGGTCTTTTATCGAAAAATGGGAAGGGAGGCAAGCGGGCAATGCGCATCTACCCTCCATGGAACATCGCTGAAAATTCTCAGGCTAAAAAAACACAAGAGTGGCAGCTTGCTTTCTATTTTGAGATCAATCTTAGCTTGGATACAAAGTTGGTTCGAAAACTTTTTCATTGCTAA
- a CDS encoding hypothetical protein (Product derived from UniProtKB/Trembl:Q6MCK9) has translation MDEKRFKIHYHGSLFWLIFWIIIFFPIAFVLFFTACSFDIKPKSYSLSYDGSRFWLCFWTLVFFPVAFVLLFLNGFSIKIMDLSLTPQVIEVQDLP, from the coding sequence ATGGACGAAAAACGCTTTAAAATTCATTATCATGGTTCTCTTTTCTGGTTAATTTTTTGGATTATCATCTTTTTCCCTATCGCCTTCGTTTTGTTCTTTACAGCGTGTTCTTTTGATATTAAACCAAAAAGCTACTCTCTTTCATACGACGGCTCTCGCTTTTGGTTGTGCTTCTGGACATTAGTATTTTTCCCTGTAGCTTTTGTACTTCTCTTTCTGAATGGTTTTTCTATAAAAATCATGGATCTTTCTCTAACTCCTCAGGTTATCGAAGTCCAAGATCTCCCTTGA
- a CDS encoding Uncharacterized protein (Product derived from UniProtKB/Trembl:F8KVE8), which produces MYSSSSGSGVHPNHLLSSMWYLDSDNSDESENLFEPRARPSCMWSFDSDNRAGHITEVGSSSEDSESELMPLGRNYSFVEPEVNSELEQETFVIGDLDSITDNREFSLKTYIAKVQFIKSRTKSWFNFPKPPTWKINWTKEYESFKWEEFSERKILFLIHGFTVGYDSALKTLQRVSEKVAHTYDVVIAYLYPAYAKPHEYPYAEKNAIRAGKERLPKILKSLRPIAKQLDIAAHSMGTIVAMYALNQKASPKIDNLFLLGGAVEEKSLFECDGVECTSFPRALSNARNIYVLYSCKDQVLPWLRLLARAQPVGRIDEEIQHRPIAKNACLIHTSSVVKNHSAYFKTEEVFKFFTLVAHHISQGTAIKGPYFSLTSDELSFLLGPIVCSKGGNSIITTGLLFKRIVSFRPGKIGKSRNKAKA; this is translated from the coding sequence ATGTATTCTAGCTCTTCAGGAAGTGGAGTTCATCCCAACCATCTCCTTTCTTCCATGTGGTACCTTGACAGCGACAATAGCGATGAATCAGAAAATCTATTTGAGCCCCGCGCTCGCCCTTCTTGCATGTGGTCTTTTGACAGCGACAATAGGGCTGGACACATTACAGAAGTTGGATCAAGTAGTGAAGATTCGGAGAGCGAACTGATGCCTCTAGGGCGTAACTATTCCTTTGTTGAACCCGAGGTAAATTCGGAGCTGGAACAAGAAACTTTTGTTATTGGCGATCTCGACTCCATAACCGATAACCGTGAATTTTCATTAAAAACTTATATTGCAAAAGTGCAGTTTATTAAATCTCGCACCAAAAGCTGGTTTAATTTCCCTAAACCTCCTACTTGGAAAATAAACTGGACTAAGGAATATGAAAGTTTTAAGTGGGAAGAATTTTCGGAGCGTAAAATTTTGTTCCTTATTCATGGATTTACTGTAGGTTACGATAGCGCGCTGAAAACTTTACAGAGAGTTTCTGAGAAAGTTGCTCATACCTATGACGTTGTCATTGCTTATTTATATCCAGCCTATGCCAAGCCTCATGAATACCCCTATGCTGAAAAAAACGCAATACGTGCGGGAAAAGAGCGATTACCCAAAATACTAAAATCCCTCCGGCCGATAGCCAAGCAGTTAGATATTGCAGCTCATAGTATGGGTACGATCGTCGCAATGTATGCGTTAAATCAAAAGGCCAGTCCAAAAATTGATAATCTTTTCCTCCTCGGAGGGGCCGTTGAAGAGAAAAGCTTATTCGAATGTGATGGAGTAGAATGCACCTCTTTCCCACGCGCATTATCCAACGCTAGAAATATTTATGTCCTTTATTCCTGCAAAGATCAGGTTTTACCATGGCTCCGCCTCTTAGCTCGCGCGCAACCTGTTGGACGTATTGATGAGGAGATACAGCATAGACCAATTGCTAAAAACGCTTGCTTGATCCATACCTCTTCTGTAGTAAAAAACCACAGCGCCTATTTCAAAACCGAAGAGGTGTTTAAGTTTTTTACACTGGTTGCTCACCACATCAGCCAGGGAACTGCTATAAAGGGTCCTTATTTTTCCTTGACTTCTGATGAATTATCTTTTTTATTAGGACCCATTGTCTGTTCAAAGGGAGGGAATAGCATCATCACGACAGGTCTTTTGTTTAAGAGAATTGTTTCCTTCAGACCTGGGAAGATTGGTAAAAGTCGCAACAAAGCAAAAGCGTAG
- a CDS encoding 1-deoxy-D-xylulose 5-phosphate reductoisomerase (Product derived from UniProtKB/Swiss-Prot:Q6MEL5;Gene name derived from UniProtKB/Swiss-Prot:Q6MEL5;EC number derived from UniProtKB/Swiss-Prot:Q6MEL5) codes for MRYLAILGSTGSIGKNALAAAKHLGEEVVQVVALAANSNIDLLEQQAKEFNPQIVAVYDLEKARELQKRIPHILVIGGMEGLEAVAVCEKANLVISAISGAIGLTPTIAAIKAKKNIGFANKEVLVSGGEIVMALVRQYGVEFIPIDSELTAIFQCLKGESEKSVQRIIITASGGPFRHYTSQQLENVTIANALNHPNYKMGPKVTVDSSTLMNKGIEMIEAHWLFDVPVDQIEVVVHPQQIIHGMVEFSDNSLLAHLSDPDMIIPIQYAITYPKRMSGSLPPFDFFKNNTLQFAKPDMQNFRCLQLAYDAARCGKSLPCYMNAANEILVHRFLNQEVSWKDIAYNLEHLMAKHKPLSINSLQDVFEVDSMAREEAKRHILKTFSAR; via the coding sequence ATGAGATATCTCGCAATTTTAGGGAGCACAGGATCGATTGGAAAAAATGCTCTAGCAGCAGCGAAGCACCTCGGTGAAGAAGTTGTACAGGTAGTGGCCTTAGCAGCAAACAGTAATATCGACTTGCTCGAGCAGCAAGCAAAAGAGTTTAATCCCCAAATTGTGGCTGTCTACGATCTTGAAAAAGCAAGAGAACTTCAAAAGCGCATTCCTCATATTCTTGTAATCGGGGGAATGGAGGGATTGGAAGCTGTGGCAGTTTGCGAGAAAGCCAACTTAGTGATTTCTGCAATAAGTGGAGCCATCGGACTTACACCTACAATTGCCGCTATTAAAGCAAAAAAAAATATTGGTTTTGCAAATAAAGAGGTTTTAGTTTCAGGAGGGGAGATTGTAATGGCGCTTGTCCGCCAGTATGGAGTTGAATTTATTCCTATTGATAGTGAACTAACAGCTATTTTTCAATGCTTAAAGGGCGAAAGCGAGAAAAGTGTTCAGAGGATCATTATTACAGCCTCAGGTGGGCCTTTTAGACACTACACTTCTCAGCAACTAGAAAATGTCACAATTGCTAATGCACTCAACCATCCTAATTATAAAATGGGACCGAAGGTCACAGTTGACTCATCTACCTTAATGAATAAGGGCATCGAAATGATCGAAGCCCATTGGCTTTTTGATGTCCCTGTCGATCAAATCGAAGTCGTTGTACATCCTCAGCAAATTATTCATGGCATGGTTGAGTTTAGCGATAATTCGTTGCTTGCCCACCTTAGTGATCCGGATATGATTATTCCGATTCAATATGCTATCACCTACCCTAAAAGGATGTCTGGGAGTTTGCCTCCTTTCGATTTTTTTAAGAATAATACATTGCAATTCGCAAAGCCCGATATGCAAAATTTTAGATGCTTGCAACTAGCTTATGACGCAGCTCGTTGCGGTAAAAGCTTACCGTGCTACATGAACGCGGCAAATGAAATTTTGGTTCATCGTTTTCTAAATCAAGAAGTCTCTTGGAAAGACATTGCCTACAATTTAGAGCATTTAATGGCTAAACATAAGCCACTATCTATAAACTCTCTTCAGGATGTATTTGAGGTCGACTCGATGGCTCGTGAAGAAGCAAAGAGGCATATTTTAAAAACTTTTTCTGCTAGGTGA
- a CDS encoding hypothetical protein (Product derived from UniProtKB/Trembl:Q6MCL5): MCMKFFADRKLIKYLAFSQDHSLTQALVEAKIPLNDQKVEIEMGWPGLLEYLGQDNLFSDFPKFDEQNELFKFGMVALSKDVPKDLLQEMYDQIFVECLTNVKALPIVNPTLLLDTLQKKRDSQLSAEEFLSNSLDTFHKWTKEQPYQALHNLTLYLAWDRVCVNLAILFEHISKNPTVLNGLNVLKECLLESFQHITAQKTATPSFFRLIEALFAYQMRPEKLESHSEEEWRILCDGANALKSRETLADVPHIDAAIVHDKDAHIDRSALNILVLEPEDTLYSILALAQYTVDKLKREEQGWHYTLAPVKIFSISEEKGSLVCKSTIDSIS, from the coding sequence ATGTGCATGAAATTTTTTGCGGATAGAAAACTCATCAAATACCTTGCTTTCAGCCAGGATCATTCCCTCACACAAGCTTTAGTTGAAGCCAAGATTCCTTTAAACGATCAGAAAGTAGAAATTGAGATGGGCTGGCCTGGCTTGTTGGAATACCTGGGTCAAGATAATCTTTTCAGCGATTTTCCAAAATTTGATGAACAAAATGAACTTTTTAAGTTTGGTATGGTCGCTCTGTCTAAGGACGTTCCAAAAGATCTTTTGCAAGAAATGTATGATCAAATTTTTGTTGAGTGTCTCACCAATGTTAAGGCTCTTCCTATTGTCAATCCGACTCTGTTATTAGATACTCTGCAGAAAAAAAGAGACTCTCAGCTTAGTGCAGAAGAGTTTTTGTCTAACTCTTTAGATACATTTCATAAGTGGACTAAAGAACAGCCCTATCAAGCTCTTCACAATCTCACACTCTACCTTGCTTGGGATCGTGTTTGTGTCAACCTCGCTATCTTATTTGAACATATTTCCAAAAATCCCACAGTACTAAATGGTCTGAATGTCCTTAAAGAATGTTTGTTGGAATCCTTTCAGCATATTACTGCACAAAAAACCGCAACGCCTAGCTTCTTTAGGCTTATCGAAGCTCTTTTTGCTTATCAAATGCGTCCAGAAAAACTTGAATCGCATAGCGAAGAAGAATGGCGTATTTTATGCGATGGAGCTAATGCTCTCAAATCAAGAGAAACTTTAGCAGATGTTCCCCATATAGATGCAGCCATAGTCCATGATAAAGATGCCCATATTGATCGAAGTGCATTAAATATTTTGGTATTAGAGCCTGAAGATACGCTTTATTCAATTCTTGCTTTAGCTCAATACACAGTCGATAAATTAAAAAGGGAAGAGCAAGGATGGCACTACACGCTGGCTCCTGTGAAAATTTTCTCAATTAGCGAGGAGAAGGGGAGCCTTGTATGCAAATCAACAATAGATAGCATAAGCTAG
- a CDS encoding HIT hydrolase (Product derived from UniProtKB/Trembl:I2JPC7) gives MNFELHPNLANKSFIADLPLSRVLLEDEVYYPWIILVPRLLHLSRMMDLTIQNQVQLLKELDLAQKILWQAFQPTQLNVAAIGNKTPQLHIHVIARKESDPAWPHTVWDHPLRKPYSPKNKASILEDLREAFLKTQFFI, from the coding sequence ATGAACTTTGAGCTTCATCCCAACTTAGCGAATAAATCCTTTATTGCCGATCTCCCTCTATCGCGAGTTCTACTCGAGGATGAAGTTTATTATCCTTGGATTATACTTGTCCCGCGACTTCTTCATCTTTCGCGCATGATGGATCTTACCATACAAAATCAAGTCCAGTTACTGAAGGAGCTGGATCTTGCTCAAAAAATCTTATGGCAAGCTTTTCAACCAACGCAGTTAAATGTAGCGGCCATTGGTAACAAAACTCCGCAGTTGCATATCCATGTGATCGCTCGGAAAGAAAGTGATCCGGCATGGCCTCATACTGTTTGGGATCATCCCTTGCGCAAACCCTACTCTCCTAAAAATAAAGCTTCAATTCTAGAAGATCTAAGGGAGGCTTTTTTGAAAACACAATTTTTTATTTAA
- a CDS encoding Uncharacterized protein (Product derived from UniProtKB/Trembl:D1R8X7), with translation MHSIQVHTNIEAIAKNFQAILLDAYGVFWGGNSKGIFSGCREVMEKLVSEGKIIGIVLNSTQLVQNEIGKLKKHGLNKNQHYHFIITSGEVAKQIFLNQKLPFPIPNKKFYLSSANHPKFAPSETIFENTVFKKTKTTAEADFIYLSIPHLDGKDQTDLNLFRDEVALLVQTQLPIVCANPDHFAHEGAPPKAVIRQGALAKLYEELGGKVFYIGKPGKLMFKMAMHCLQPYSIDHLQQILMVGDTPETDIRGANQFGISSALVLATGMMRDRIAHYGTKALDHLSIEDTPHYFINQLA, from the coding sequence TTGCATTCAATCCAAGTGCACACTAACATCGAAGCTATTGCAAAAAACTTTCAAGCCATTCTACTGGATGCTTACGGTGTTTTTTGGGGAGGAAATAGTAAAGGCATTTTTTCGGGTTGTAGAGAAGTCATGGAAAAACTTGTTTCGGAAGGGAAAATTATCGGCATTGTTTTAAATTCAACTCAGCTCGTCCAAAATGAAATAGGTAAGCTGAAAAAGCACGGATTGAATAAAAACCAACATTATCATTTCATTATCACTTCTGGGGAAGTGGCCAAGCAAATTTTCCTAAATCAAAAGCTGCCTTTTCCAATTCCCAATAAGAAGTTTTACCTCTCTTCTGCAAACCATCCTAAGTTTGCACCTTCGGAAACCATTTTCGAAAACACTGTCTTTAAGAAAACCAAAACCACTGCAGAAGCAGACTTTATTTATCTTTCTATCCCCCATCTAGATGGCAAAGACCAAACAGATCTTAATCTTTTTAGAGATGAGGTAGCATTATTGGTTCAAACACAGTTACCGATTGTTTGCGCAAATCCGGATCACTTTGCACATGAAGGAGCTCCACCAAAAGCCGTGATTCGTCAAGGCGCTCTTGCTAAACTTTATGAAGAATTAGGAGGAAAAGTTTTCTATATTGGCAAACCAGGAAAGTTGATGTTTAAAATGGCCATGCATTGTTTGCAGCCATACAGCATTGATCATCTGCAGCAAATTTTGATGGTCGGTGACACACCTGAAACGGACATTAGAGGGGCTAATCAATTTGGTATATCCTCTGCGCTTGTCCTTGCAACAGGCATGATGAGAGACAGAATAGCTCATTATGGTACAAAAGCGCTTGACCATCTTTCTATTGAAGATACCCCCCATTATTTCATTAATCAGTTAGCATAG
- a CDS encoding ATP-dependent RNA helicase RhlE (Product derived from UniProtKB/Swiss-Prot:P25888;Gene name derived from UniProtKB/Swiss-Prot:P25888;EC number derived from UniProtKB/Swiss-Prot:P25888): MENVLMTFKDFGLHPELLRAIDEMDYSQPTPIQELAIPLVLEGGDVLAGAQTGTGKTAGFSLPLLQNLIKKGGRKQGVRALILTPTRELASQVEENVRALSKYLPLKSNVVFGGVNIKAQISALQKGVDVLVATPGRLLDLVSQKVMSLAHIEILVLDEADRMLDMGFIHDIRKILGILPKERQTLLFSATFSSEIKRLAEDLLNDPKMIQVAALNSTADSVSQLIYPVDSKRKRELLSFLITSNEWRQVLVFSRTKHGANRLSAQLTEDGIPAAAIHGNKSQGARTKALDDFKKGKVRVLVATDIAARGLDIDQLPHVVNFDLPNVPEDYVHRIGRTGRAGNSGEAISLVCIDEHQLLRNIERMLKRKIDQVVIPGFEPDPTIKAEPIINGRRQSSARGVPHGASHQLKRPSQNSNKPRIGYEFRKRPQP; the protein is encoded by the coding sequence TTGGAGAACGTTCTTATGACTTTTAAAGACTTTGGCCTACATCCCGAACTTCTGCGCGCAATTGATGAAATGGATTATAGTCAGCCGACCCCCATCCAAGAACTAGCAATCCCTCTCGTCTTGGAAGGAGGCGATGTTCTTGCTGGAGCTCAAACAGGAACGGGAAAAACTGCAGGGTTTTCTCTCCCACTCCTTCAAAACTTAATCAAAAAGGGAGGACGAAAACAGGGCGTTCGCGCTTTAATTTTGACTCCAACTCGCGAACTTGCCAGTCAGGTAGAAGAAAATGTGCGTGCGCTAAGCAAATATTTACCCCTTAAGTCTAATGTCGTTTTCGGAGGTGTTAACATCAAAGCACAGATTTCTGCCTTGCAAAAAGGAGTAGATGTATTAGTTGCGACTCCGGGTCGTTTATTAGATCTTGTGAGTCAGAAAGTAATGAGCCTTGCACATATCGAAATTCTTGTTTTGGATGAAGCAGATCGCATGCTTGATATGGGATTTATTCACGATATTCGTAAGATTTTGGGAATTTTGCCTAAAGAACGTCAAACCCTGCTCTTCTCTGCAACATTTTCGAGTGAGATAAAAAGATTGGCAGAAGATCTTCTAAACGACCCTAAAATGATTCAAGTTGCCGCTCTCAACTCCACTGCAGATAGCGTGTCACAATTGATTTATCCGGTAGATAGTAAAAGAAAGCGCGAATTACTCTCTTTTCTTATTACCTCTAACGAATGGAGACAGGTTCTCGTATTTTCGCGTACAAAGCATGGTGCAAACCGCCTTTCTGCACAACTTACTGAAGATGGAATTCCAGCCGCGGCGATCCATGGAAATAAAAGCCAAGGAGCTAGAACAAAAGCTTTAGATGATTTCAAAAAGGGTAAAGTGCGTGTTCTTGTAGCAACAGATATAGCTGCGAGGGGTTTGGATATTGATCAACTTCCCCATGTTGTGAATTTTGATTTGCCCAATGTGCCTGAAGACTATGTGCATCGCATTGGAAGAACGGGCCGAGCTGGAAATAGTGGTGAAGCTATTTCTCTTGTTTGCATCGATGAACACCAGTTATTACGCAATATCGAAAGAATGCTGAAACGTAAGATTGATCAAGTGGTTATTCCTGGCTTTGAACCAGATCCAACTATTAAGGCAGAACCCATTATCAATGGTCGTCGCCAAAGTAGTGCAAGAGGAGTACCTCATGGAGCCTCCCATCAGCTCAAAAGGCCTTCACAAAATAGCAATAAACCCAGGATTGGGTACGAGTTCAGAAAGCGCCCTCAGCCTTAA
- a CDS encoding Membrane protein (Product derived from UniProtKB/Trembl:V5SF60): protein MELFPYYVVVGFIAQIVDGALGMAYGLISTTLLLSLGFSPLSASTTTHAAECFTTAFSGIAHHQFGNINRRLLMRLLIPGILGAAIGAYSLSVLDGDKIKPLIALYLMTMGIVIIAKGFREFPPKFVVQHLIPLGFFGALIDTLGGGGWGPIVSSTLLARGHDARTTIGSVNACEFFVVITASLTFFLSGSLVGWDIVFGLALGGAVAAPFGAWLCKHMSHKYLLFIVGALIIGLSLKTFWDSLLPFFFEIP, encoded by the coding sequence ATGGAACTTTTCCCCTATTACGTCGTTGTTGGTTTCATCGCACAGATCGTAGATGGGGCCTTAGGAATGGCTTATGGCTTAATCAGCACAACATTGCTTCTAAGCCTTGGGTTTTCTCCTTTGTCTGCTAGCACCACAACCCATGCCGCAGAGTGTTTTACCACTGCTTTTTCTGGAATTGCCCATCATCAATTCGGCAATATCAATCGTCGACTTTTAATGCGCTTGCTGATTCCCGGCATATTAGGTGCTGCAATCGGAGCCTATTCTTTAAGTGTACTCGATGGCGACAAAATCAAACCACTGATAGCTCTTTATCTGATGACTATGGGGATTGTTATTATAGCTAAAGGTTTTCGTGAATTTCCTCCAAAATTTGTAGTGCAACATCTAATACCCCTTGGATTTTTTGGTGCCTTAATCGATACCTTGGGTGGAGGGGGCTGGGGCCCTATTGTTTCATCGACTCTTTTGGCAAGAGGGCATGATGCAAGAACAACAATCGGTAGCGTTAATGCATGCGAATTTTTTGTCGTAATCACTGCTTCTCTAACTTTTTTTTTGAGTGGATCTTTGGTTGGCTGGGATATTGTTTTTGGGTTGGCTTTGGGTGGAGCTGTTGCTGCCCCATTCGGTGCTTGGCTTTGCAAACATATGTCCCACAAGTACCTGCTTTTTATTGTAGGAGCGCTCATAATAGGTCTCAGCCTTAAAACTTTCTGGGATAGCCTTTTGCCTTTCTTTTTTGAAATCCCTTAA